Proteins from a single region of Urocitellus parryii isolate mUroPar1 chromosome 4, mUroPar1.hap1, whole genome shotgun sequence:
- the Dpagt1 gene encoding UDP-N-acetylglucosamine--dolichyl-phosphate N-acetylglucosaminephosphotransferase isoform X1, translating to MWAFPDLPVPLLVNLIGSLLGFVATLTLIPAFHGHFIAARLCGQDLNKTTRQQIPESQGVISGAVFLIILFCFIPFPFLNCFVEEQCKAFPHHEFVALIGALLAICCMIFLGFADDVLNLRWRHKLLLPTAASLPLLMVYFTNFGNTTIVVPKPFRPILGLHLDLGILYYVYMGLLAVFCTNAINILAGINGLEAGQSLVISASIIVFNLVELEGDYRDDHVFSLYFMIPFFFTTLGLFYHNWYPSRVFVGDTFCYFAGMTFAVVGILGHFSKTMLLFFMPQVFNFLYSLPQLLHIIPCPRHRIPRLNTKTGKLEMSYSKFKTKSLSFLGTFILKVAESLRLVTVRQSENEDGAFTECNNMTLINLLLKIFGPIHERNLTLLLLLLQILGSAITFSIRYQLVRLFYDV from the exons ATGTGGGCCTTTCCGGACTTGCCCGTGCCGCTGCTGGTGAATTTGATCGGCTCGTTGTTGGGATTTGTGGCTACACTCACCCTCATCCCAGCCTTCCATGGCCACTTTATCGCCGCGCGCCTCTGTGGCCAAGACCTCAACAAAACCACTCGGCAGCAGAT CCCAGAATCCCAGGGAGTGATCAGTGGTGCAGTTTTCCTTATCATCCTCTTCTGCTtcatcccttttcctttcctgaatTGCTTTGTGGAGGAGCAATGTAAGGCATTCCCCCATCATGAA TTTGTGGCCCTGATAGGTGCCCTTCTTGCCATCTGCTGCATGATTTTTTTGGGCTTTGCTGATGATGTACTCAATCTGCGCTGGCGCCATAAGCTACTGCTGCCCACAGCTGCCTCACTACCTCTCCTCATGGTCTATTTTACCAACTTTGGCAACACAACCATTGTGGTACCCAAGCCCTTCCGACCAATTCTTGGCCTGCATCTGGACTTAG GGATCCTTTACTATGTCTACATGGGGCTGCTGGCAGTGTTCTGTACCAATGCCATCAATATCCTAGCAGGGATTAATGGCCTAGAAGCTGGCCAGTCTCTAGTTATCTCTGCTTCCATCATTGTCTTCAACCTGGTGGAGCTGGAAG GTGATTATCGAGATGATCATGTATTTTCCCTCTACTTCATGATACCCTTTTTTTTCACCACCTTGGGATTATTCTATCATAACTG GTATCCATCGAGAGTATTTGTGGGAGATAccttctgctactttgctggCATGACCTTTGCCGTGGTGGGCATCTTGGGACACTTCAGCAAGACCATGCTACTCTTCTTCATGCCACAGGTGTTCAACTTCCTCTATTCACTGCCTCAGCTCCTGCATATCATCCCCTGCCCTCGTCACCGTATACCCAG ACTCAATACCAAAACAGGCAAACTGGAGATGAGCtattccaagttcaagaccaagaGCCTTTCTTTCTTGGGCACCTTTATTTTAAAG GTAGCAGAAAGCCTCAGGCTAGTCACAGTGCGCCAGAGTGAGAATGAGGATGGTGCCTTTACTGAGTGTAACAACATGACTCTCATCAACTTGCTACTTAAAATCTTTGGGCCCATACATGAGAGAAACCTCACATTGCTCCTGCTACTGCTGCAG ATCCTGGGCAGTGCTATCACTTTCTCCATTCGATACCAGCTTGTCCGACTCTTCTATGATGTTTGA
- the H2ax gene encoding histone H2AX: MSGRGKTGGKARAKAKSRSSRAGLQFPVGRVHRLLRKGHYAERVGAGAPVYLAAVLEYLTAEILELAGNAARDNKKTRIIPRHLQLAIRNDEELNKLLGGVTIAQGGVLPNIQAVLLPKKTSATVGPKAPAGGKKATQASQEY, translated from the coding sequence ATGTCCGGCCGCGGCAAGACTGGCGGCAAGGCCCGCGCTAAAGCCAAGTCGCGCTCTTCCCGCGCGGGTCTCCAGTTCCCTGTGGGCCGAGTACATCGGCTGCTGAGGAAGGGCCATTACGCCGAGCGAGTGGGCGCCGGCGCGCCGGTTTACCTGGCGGCGGTGCTCGAGTACCTCACCGCTGAGATTCTGGAGCTGGCGGGCAACGCGGCCCGCGACAACAAGAAGACGCGTATCATCCCCCGCCACCTGCAGCTGGCCATCCGCAACGACGAGGAGCTCAACAAGCTTCTGGGCGGCGTGACGATCGCTCAAGGGGGCGTCCTGCCCAACATCCAGGCCGTGCTGCTGCCCAAGAAGACCAGCGCCACCGTGGGGCCGAAGGCGCCGGCGGGCGGCAAGAAGGCCACCCAGGCCTCTCAGGAATACTGA
- the Dpagt1 gene encoding UDP-N-acetylglucosamine--dolichyl-phosphate N-acetylglucosaminephosphotransferase isoform X2 yields MWAFPDLPVPLLVNLIGSLLGFVATLTLIPAFHGHFIAARLCGQDLNKTTRQQIPESQGVISGAVFLIILFCFIPFPFLNCFVEEQCKAFPHHEFVALIGALLAICCMIFLGFADDVLNLRWRHKLLLPTAASLPLLMVYFTNFGNTTIVVPKPFRPILGLHLDLGILYYVYMGLLAVFCTNAINILAGINGLEAGQSLVISASIIVFNLVELEGDYRDDHVFSLYFMIPFFFTTLGLFYHNWYPSRVFVGDTFCYFAGMTFAVVGILGHFSKTMLLFFMPQVFNFLYSLPQLLHIIPCPRHRIPRLNTKTGKLEMSYSKFKTKSLSFLGTFILKVTR; encoded by the exons ATGTGGGCCTTTCCGGACTTGCCCGTGCCGCTGCTGGTGAATTTGATCGGCTCGTTGTTGGGATTTGTGGCTACACTCACCCTCATCCCAGCCTTCCATGGCCACTTTATCGCCGCGCGCCTCTGTGGCCAAGACCTCAACAAAACCACTCGGCAGCAGAT CCCAGAATCCCAGGGAGTGATCAGTGGTGCAGTTTTCCTTATCATCCTCTTCTGCTtcatcccttttcctttcctgaatTGCTTTGTGGAGGAGCAATGTAAGGCATTCCCCCATCATGAA TTTGTGGCCCTGATAGGTGCCCTTCTTGCCATCTGCTGCATGATTTTTTTGGGCTTTGCTGATGATGTACTCAATCTGCGCTGGCGCCATAAGCTACTGCTGCCCACAGCTGCCTCACTACCTCTCCTCATGGTCTATTTTACCAACTTTGGCAACACAACCATTGTGGTACCCAAGCCCTTCCGACCAATTCTTGGCCTGCATCTGGACTTAG GGATCCTTTACTATGTCTACATGGGGCTGCTGGCAGTGTTCTGTACCAATGCCATCAATATCCTAGCAGGGATTAATGGCCTAGAAGCTGGCCAGTCTCTAGTTATCTCTGCTTCCATCATTGTCTTCAACCTGGTGGAGCTGGAAG GTGATTATCGAGATGATCATGTATTTTCCCTCTACTTCATGATACCCTTTTTTTTCACCACCTTGGGATTATTCTATCATAACTG GTATCCATCGAGAGTATTTGTGGGAGATAccttctgctactttgctggCATGACCTTTGCCGTGGTGGGCATCTTGGGACACTTCAGCAAGACCATGCTACTCTTCTTCATGCCACAGGTGTTCAACTTCCTCTATTCACTGCCTCAGCTCCTGCATATCATCCCCTGCCCTCGTCACCGTATACCCAG ACTCAATACCAAAACAGGCAAACTGGAGATGAGCtattccaagttcaagaccaagaGCCTTTCTTTCTTGGGCACCTTTATTTTAAAGGTAACAAGGTAA